A region of Bacteroidota bacterium DNA encodes the following proteins:
- a CDS encoding DUF3347 domain-containing protein — translation MVRLVALLLMGGLGGCAPTTSVAFPDSHPAHPDAAAAPFVATPTLTAFDAARSSTSPDAPEADTLFALAPEGEAALRAALTAYLTVAERLAADQADLLAALAGSFAAALDALADTEVVDRPHAWHERVEAFATLRSQAEALAAAPDLGAARSAFGELSRSFADLVAATGAPDGVALTRFVCGMADAPSGGVWLQADETPRNPYFGSAMLMCHRSKAPVPGSAGVPESTGHDEGQP, via the coding sequence ATGGTTCGACTTGTTGCCCTCCTCCTGATGGGAGGCCTCGGCGGGTGTGCGCCGACGACTTCGGTCGCCTTCCCCGACAGCCACCCTGCTCACCCTGACGCCGCTGCCGCGCCGTTCGTAGCCACGCCGACCCTCACCGCGTTTGACGCGGCCCGTTCTTCCACAAGCCCCGACGCCCCGGAGGCCGATACGCTCTTCGCCTTGGCGCCTGAGGGCGAGGCCGCGCTGCGAGCGGCACTCACGGCCTACCTCACCGTTGCGGAGCGCTTAGCCGCCGACCAGGCCGACCTCCTCGCAGCGCTGGCCGGCTCGTTCGCAGCGGCGCTCGACGCCCTCGCCGACACCGAAGTTGTGGACCGTCCGCACGCCTGGCACGAACGGGTCGAGGCCTTCGCGACGCTCCGTTCACAAGCCGAGGCTCTGGCCGCCGCCCCGGACCTTGGCGCGGCCCGGTCGGCCTTCGGTGAACTCAGCCGTTCCTTCGCCGACCTCGTCGCGGCGACGGGCGCCCCCGATGGCGTCGCGCTGACGCGGTTCGTCTGCGGGATGGCCGACGCCCCCAGCGGCGGCGTGTGGCTCCAGGCCGACGAGACGCCGCGCAATCCCTACTTCGGCAGCGCGATGCTGATGTGCCATCGCTCGAAGGCCCCCGTCCCAGGTAGCGCCGGCGTGCCGGAGTCGACCGGACACGACGAGGGGCAGCCATGA
- a CDS encoding TolC family protein, translated as MKRCVLFLLRVSPLLVAAVVAGCTSVPRGAGFGAVQRTVAERAGAEVRWYQNAALDGEATAAVAALLGDTLQVDEAVQVALLNNRRLQATYERLSIAQADLVQAGLLRNPVFGAGALWSLAEAEPPDLAFSVAFDFLGLLTRPLRRAVAAAAFEAEQAHVTDAVLRIVVGVQAAHTEAVAAQQAVELLTAVTQATALSAQTMRRLFDAGNVTRLELLEERALHEQTRLDLDAATAEGVLARERLTRLLGLTGPAATAYRLPQRLPPVPRDSLASQARALSDLEAEAVAQSLALDAQRHALDAAAQRLGLADATALVGDLEAGAELEREEGRWELGPEVHLPLPLFDQGQARRAAADAEVRRLRADYYAQAAEVRSVARAARERLLVAQRRALHLQEVVLPLRLDITEQTQRQYNAMQVGTFRLLLAKQQEIDAARQTVAALAAYWQARAAVDALRAGHLPDVPAALSPASTAVRAMAVDDH; from the coding sequence ATGAAGCGGTGCGTTCTCTTCCTGCTGCGCGTCTCCCCTCTTCTCGTTGCCGCCGTCGTGGCAGGCTGCACCTCGGTCCCGCGCGGCGCAGGCTTCGGCGCGGTGCAACGAACCGTGGCGGAGCGCGCCGGTGCCGAAGTGCGCTGGTACCAAAACGCGGCGCTCGATGGCGAGGCCACCGCGGCTGTGGCGGCGCTGCTCGGTGACACGCTACAGGTCGACGAGGCCGTGCAGGTGGCGCTGCTCAACAACCGGCGGCTCCAGGCGACCTACGAGCGGCTGAGCATCGCGCAGGCCGACCTCGTGCAGGCGGGGCTCCTCCGCAACCCCGTTTTCGGAGCCGGTGCGCTGTGGTCGCTCGCGGAGGCCGAACCGCCCGACCTCGCCTTCTCCGTCGCGTTCGACTTCCTCGGCCTCCTCACGCGTCCGCTCCGGCGCGCGGTCGCCGCGGCGGCGTTCGAGGCGGAGCAGGCGCACGTGACCGACGCCGTGCTTCGGATCGTCGTGGGCGTGCAGGCGGCGCATACCGAGGCCGTCGCAGCGCAGCAGGCGGTCGAGCTGCTCACTGCGGTGACACAGGCCACCGCGCTGAGCGCGCAGACCATGCGGCGGCTCTTCGACGCGGGCAACGTGACGCGCCTCGAACTGCTGGAGGAGCGGGCGCTGCACGAACAGACGCGGCTCGACCTCGACGCAGCAACGGCCGAGGGCGTCCTTGCCCGCGAGCGGCTCACGCGGCTGCTCGGGCTGACGGGGCCTGCGGCGACGGCCTACCGCCTGCCGCAGCGCCTGCCGCCCGTCCCCCGGGACTCGCTGGCGTCTCAGGCTCGCGCGCTCTCCGACCTCGAAGCCGAGGCGGTGGCTCAGAGCCTTGCGCTCGACGCCCAGCGCCATGCGCTCGACGCGGCGGCGCAGCGCCTCGGCCTTGCCGACGCTACCGCGCTCGTCGGGGACCTCGAAGCCGGGGCCGAACTCGAGCGGGAGGAGGGCCGCTGGGAGCTCGGCCCGGAGGTCCACCTCCCGCTCCCGCTCTTCGACCAGGGACAGGCTCGGCGCGCGGCGGCGGACGCCGAGGTCCGGCGGCTCCGCGCCGACTACTACGCCCAGGCCGCCGAGGTGCGCTCGGTGGCGCGGGCGGCGCGCGAACGCCTCCTCGTGGCGCAGCGGCGGGCGCTCCATCTCCAGGAGGTCGTGCTGCCGCTCCGCCTCGACATCACCGAGCAGACGCAGCGCCAATACAACGCCATGCAGGTCGGCACCTTCCGCCTGCTCCTCGCCAAGCAGCAGGAGATCGATGCCGCGCGCCAGACCGTGGCAGCGCTCGCGGCCTACTGGCAGGCCCGCGCTGCCGTGGACGCGCTTCGCGCCGGGCACCTTCCCGATGTGCCCGCTGCCCTGTCCCCGGCAAGCACCGCCGTGCGCGCGATGGCGGTCGACGACCATTGA
- a CDS encoding copper oxidase has protein sequence MNRRTWIKTGAAALGGGLMLPTRSAAALPATFDHEAARTAQEHLWRGEALPQSASTPNTASPAAEGGDRPARVVTPNGVSLTGRRADDGAWVYHLLAEEVEHEYAPGLSAFCWGYNGRVHGPTIEAVEGDRVRIYVTNRLGAPTTVHWHGLFLPSGMDGVGGLSQPPILPGETFAYEFTLRQHGTFMYHSHHDEMTQMALGMMGLFVVHPRRALRPVDRDYAIMLGEWYLRPGTRRPDPNAMGDFNVLTMNARCFPGTAPLVAQTGERVRIRFGNLSAMDHHPVHLHGFAWRVVETDGGVLPEAGRWPETTVLVPTGSTRTVEFVADAPGDWAMHCHMTHHVMNQMGHGIPNTVGADLGPLDPPTRHLLPDYMAMGEHGMGEMAEHIGMGHMDVPENSIPMVGGRGPFGTITMGGMFTILKVRDRLTDAPGWYENPPGTVAALADAEALARDSIAT, from the coding sequence ATGAACCGACGAACCTGGATCAAGACCGGAGCCGCCGCGCTGGGCGGGGGCCTCATGCTGCCCACGCGCTCTGCCGCCGCGCTGCCTGCCACCTTCGACCACGAAGCCGCGCGCACTGCCCAGGAGCACCTGTGGCGTGGCGAGGCCCTACCCCAATCGGCCTCCACGCCCAACACCGCGTCGCCCGCTGCCGAGGGAGGCGATCGACCAGCGCGGGTCGTCACGCCCAACGGCGTCTCGCTCACGGGCCGCCGCGCCGACGACGGCGCCTGGGTCTACCACCTCCTCGCCGAGGAGGTCGAGCACGAGTACGCCCCCGGCCTGAGCGCCTTCTGCTGGGGCTACAACGGGCGCGTCCACGGTCCCACCATCGAGGCCGTCGAAGGGGACCGGGTACGGATCTACGTCACCAACCGCCTCGGCGCGCCAACGACGGTGCACTGGCACGGACTCTTCCTCCCGAGCGGCATGGACGGCGTCGGTGGCCTCAGCCAGCCGCCGATCCTGCCCGGTGAGACGTTCGCCTACGAGTTCACGCTCCGCCAGCACGGGACGTTCATGTACCACAGCCACCACGACGAGATGACGCAGATGGCGCTCGGAATGATGGGGCTGTTCGTCGTCCACCCGCGCCGCGCGCTGCGTCCCGTAGACCGCGACTACGCGATTATGCTCGGCGAGTGGTACCTCCGCCCTGGCACGCGCCGCCCCGACCCCAACGCGATGGGCGACTTCAACGTGCTCACGATGAACGCGCGGTGCTTCCCCGGCACCGCGCCGCTCGTCGCGCAGACTGGCGAGCGGGTCCGCATCCGCTTCGGCAACCTCTCGGCGATGGACCACCACCCGGTCCACCTCCACGGCTTTGCGTGGCGCGTCGTGGAGACCGACGGCGGCGTGCTCCCCGAGGCCGGACGCTGGCCCGAGACAACCGTCCTCGTCCCGACTGGCTCCACCCGCACGGTCGAGTTCGTGGCCGACGCCCCCGGCGACTGGGCGATGCACTGCCACATGACCCACCACGTGATGAACCAGATGGGCCACGGCATCCCCAACACCGTGGGCGCGGACCTCGGCCCGCTCGATCCGCCCACGCGGCACCTGCTCCCCGACTACATGGCAATGGGCGAGCACGGCATGGGCGAGATGGCCGAGCACATCGGGATGGGCCACATGGACGTGCCCGAGAACTCGATCCCGATGGTCGGCGGGCGCGGGCCGTTCGGCACCATCACGATGGGCGGGATGTTCACCATTCTGAAGGTCCGCGACCGACTCACGGACGCGCCGGGGTGGTACGAGAACCCCCCGGGCACCGTCGCCGCGCTCGCCGACGCTGAAGCGCTCGCCCGCGATAGCATCGCCACCTAG
- a CDS encoding copper-binding protein → MPRLALLLVLLSLAACGSDAPADPAAGDDAAIAESYTVRGVYHGPRQDGAAVAVTHETIPDVMDAMRMTLRLGEDADVSELSEGTKVRFTVAFDGGRLVVRDFEPLPDTTALNLPEDLRPAVANADTTGA, encoded by the coding sequence ATGCCTCGCCTTGCTCTTCTCCTCGTGCTGCTTTCCCTCGCCGCGTGCGGGTCCGACGCGCCTGCCGACCCCGCTGCGGGAGACGACGCCGCGATTGCCGAGTCGTACACCGTACGGGGAGTCTACCACGGCCCGCGCCAGGACGGGGCCGCCGTCGCGGTCACGCACGAGACGATCCCCGACGTGATGGACGCTATGCGGATGACCCTCCGTCTCGGCGAGGACGCCGACGTGAGCGAGCTGTCCGAGGGCACCAAGGTGCGCTTCACGGTTGCCTTCGACGGCGGACGGCTGGTCGTGCGCGACTTCGAGCCGCTCCCCGACACGACCGCGCTGAATCTGCCGGAGGACCTGCGACCCGCCGTCGCCAACGCCGACACCACCGGAGCATAA